A region of the Legionella sp. PATHC035 genome:
TTGGTAAATTTCCGTTGAGGCAAGACCGAACATGTGTTGATTAAACTCAATTGGTGTATAGGACTTATTATTTTTTAATCGATAATGATTATGATTTTGCCAAAATTCAGCTTTAAGATGATGCATTAATTTGCCGTGGAGCTCATCGCTTCCTCTGAGATATAAGTCGCATCCCCCCTCAACCTCTTCTCTTTGAACTTTTGATGCAGCATTAAATAATTTATCTCTAAATTCCTGAGGGAACTGGTCCAGGCCATCGATAGTCCAAAAGTACCACGTTAAAGTAAATCCTTTAACCTGGACTGCAACTTGGACTTCAATATCTTCCCCCTCATCCCTAATTTCATAGACTACGCCCTTGGTTAATCTGAATTTAAAGCCCTCTTCATTAAAGTCTTTTTCTCTCTTTCTGTATTGGGCTTTATTACCCGATGCGACAAGGAGTTGCAGTTCCTTAGTTTGTTCTGTTTCTGTATATGAAGTAACTTTAGGGAGGGTATGCTTTTTCTTTAAAAAAACAAAAAAAGGGTTTGGCATAATGAACCACCATCAATTAAAAACACAAAAAAACTCCACATTGAGCCCGCATTTTAACTTGTGACCAAAATACAGGCAATCGTTAATTGTATTTATAATGAATGGACAACCACTTATTTTTTCATTGAATAAACAGCAAGTTAGCTCTAGAATTTAAGTTTGTTTCTGCATATAAGTTAAGGACTGCTAAAACCATTAGCATTTCTCCTCCCGTCATCCTGTAGACATCGATCTTCTTTATCTTGGAGCTCTTTTTTTCCTTTATCCATAGAAACGTAGGGTGTTACAAAAAAATGTTGGCCTCTACCCCAGTTATTTTTTGTCAAAAAAAAACAAGAATCTAGTGTAGTGGAGCTTGCTTTGAGTTGCTGACTATCAGTTTGAGCAAGCCAGGTTACCTGCTTATGATTAAGAGAATACACTTGCGCTAACTCTTCAATAAAAATTAACTTTGCATCCCCAGATAAAGAAAGAAGCATTTCAAGTGCTGATTTAGAATCAGCTAACTTATTGATGACATTACGCAAGCTTGTTTTCAGAGTTACATTGTTAACACTTTGAAATGTATTTATTAAAACTACTAAAGGTGAAACTGTATAATCGCGTAGATTACTTGCAGGCGCATGATGAGTAAAAGCATCACCTAACTCGTTAGGGTCACTCTGTATAAAATCAATTAAAAAATCAGTAAATGGGGCTACTTGATGTTGATGGTCGATTGCCGCGCGCATGGCACGTACGATCATCATCACTCCATTTATATTGGCATCCTCCCCAGTTTCAATGGAGTGCAACAATGCTGAAGTAACTTTGCCATCTGTATTGCTCTTCCACACTTTATGCACTACATGCATTAAAACGCTTACCGATTCTAAGTTTTTATTGAGGTAGGCAGCGGAAACAAGCGAAACAAGAATAATGTGCAGGGTATTTTTCCCTTTATAGGGACCTTGTTCATGAGTTTTGCATAGGGCTTTGCTTAACTCGTTAGGAACTACATCAATCACATCGATCAAAATATCGCCAACTATTGGTATTAGATGGGGTTGATACTCTACCGCCTGCCTTATTGCGCCGACCAAAACATAGACACCGCTTTTTCCCTTAAAAGAACCATGTGTTATTTCTTCAGTTAGAGAGATGCCTAGAATAAACGGAGATTTTTTAACGAAACTTCTCAATAAATTGGCAATTAATTCAGCTGTATGCTGATTTTCAGATGCCTCAGCACTATTTGCCAAAGCACGAGCCAATACAAGAATTGCGTTTTTTCCCTTCTCACTCCCCTCAGTGATGTTTTTTGTCACCACATCAGAAAATCCGTCACCTTTTTGGGCTAATAACTGGCTAAAAATATAATTAATGGCTATGACCACTGAGGTATTTCTGGGGTCATATGTTGCGGAAAAGAGCTGGTCCATCCATGCATAAGCAACAGTTTGCCCTGCAAATTTTCCACCAAGCGTTTGCTCAAAAATTAAGATTAAACTACTTGAATCTTGGCTTAATTGATAAAAAAGAGTGCAAATTTGTTGTGCCGCTTCAGCATCATAGGTATTTACAGCACATTGAAGTGCATAAGTTATCCAGTAGGAAAAATTACTTTGCATTAACAAAGTGGAATTAGGGGATTCTGCTACAAAATGATACAGCTGAGCAATCAACCAACTTAGCTCATCTTTCAAAAGAACAGGCGAGTGGTCACCTTGATACTTATCTAATGGGATAGTTAAAAAATCTGATTGGAATAGATCTTGAGGATCACCCATGTAAATATGGCCTAAAAAAAGACAGCATTAATTTTTATTATGATACCATATGAATTTAGATACAAGAAAATTTATTGAACGACGAGATTTGATTGTTTCAATGAGAATTCAGTGTAACTGTTTTTGAATTCAGAACAGTTACACTTTAATAAAAATTATGCAGTTGAACCGACAGTCAAACGAGTCTCTTCGTCATTCTCTAAATAATTTCTTCCTATTATCTTACATATATTTTTCTTATCTTCTATTGATAAATAAGATACTAACGCCTCAGGCTCATTATAATCCACCTCATCCCCTCTCTTTTTAAGCTCACTCCCCTTAATTTCCTCAAATAAGGAGTCAAAATCGATTGTCCATTCATCAACTATTGCCATATAAAGCGAGTTGAACAACCTATTCGCTTGATGAATTTTATCTTGTAATTTTTTTTCCTCTCTACTTTTGGGTAAGGAAAATAAGGAGAGAGCGAAGCCTTGCCAACCTGATATTTTCGTTTCATTTTTAGGTTCAATAACGGCAAACGCTTTATAGCAGGCAATAATTTGCTGAATTAAATCCTCTTTATATTTCCGTAATACTTTTTCTTTTTCTACATCGTGTATCGGTACAAATGCATTCCTTATTGACCACTCCAAACGCTGTAACCGGCTCACGACCTGTTTCACTTCCTGACGGTATTCTTCATCGACTTTAAATAAGCCTCTAGTATCCTCTGCTAACACATCACAGAGTTGAGGTGGCACACTCCAATATAATTTCACTTCTTTATCTTGTTTTTGATCACGATAAAATACTTCTTTACCTGATGCCTTGGTATGTGTGCGAAGTGGACCTTCGCTATGCAATAGAATAGGCTCCAAACCAGGAATAAATCGAGGCAAAGAGGAGTTTTTAAATGGAGCAAGCTGTTCCTCAGTTAGGATACCTTCTAAAAGGGAAACGGCCCTGGTTTTACAGGTATTGGAATTTTCAAGGCTGGGTATAGGGAACCAAAATGCATATCCATAAAATTGCATCTTCCAAAACCCCAATGATAAATGAAAATCAAAAGGTTTCAGTCGGGAGGGGCGGCCTTCTATTTTTGCCTTGGTTTGTTCGATTTGAAAAATTTGTTTGGAGTATGCCTCTTCCCTGTAAATTCGCCCTGGCCTTTGAGGATCGACTTTGAAATTTTGGCCATCACCTACAACCTCACGAATAGCCGCTTCTTGCTCTGAAACTGCCTTGGTGCATTTCTTTTGTAACGCTTCGAACTGTTCTTGCGTCAGCTCAAAGGTTTTTCCATACAAGCCATGACCTAGATGCATATAGCGAACTTCTTCATTGATCAGCATCCCGTGATTGCCTTGGAAGTCAACATCTAAATGATGATTCCTTTTAAATTGTTCAAAACGACTGCTATTATCTCCCGTACTGGTAACACCGTAAAAACCCCAGGTTTCAACAACCTCCAGCAACTGATTGCTTTCATTCAATTTGGACAGAAAAAATGAACCATGCCAAAAAGGATTTCCACCTACTGTATGATCAAAAACGCAAAAAGTTACCGTATATTTCATCTCAACATCCCCTGTTATTTGTTAGACATTCCGTTAAACAACTAGATGAATCAAAGGATATTTTGAGTAAAAATTTAAAAAGATGCAAGAATTTGTCCCATATAAAAAGGGGAGCGACTGAAATCCGTTGCTTTTATAGCCCCTTGATTTTCAAATGAACGATTTATCGACATGAGCAATAGCTTGAGCGAGAGTTTCAAAATGAGGGATCGCTTTTCTAATTTTATTGTTGAGATTTGTCCAAAATTTCTCTATGGGTTTAAATCAAGGAGGACTTCCATCATAAAAACTGCTAAACCCCAGATTCACAAGCGGTTCATCGTAAGCCAGTGCTGATGATGCGCGCAATACGATTACTAAACTAAAAAAGAATGCAGTATCCCTCTCCATAGCATAAAAAATTATCCCCTTCTAAATCGGTCTCTTTTCTGGAGTGAATCAATTGATAGGTTTTATTTTCCTGAACTAAATTATTATTACTTGAAATATCAGCTTGTACATGACTCGAGGTTTTGATTTGGAAGATCCCGATCACTATTTTGTATTTCCACTAGGCACAGTTAAATCATTATTGATTAATAATTCATCAAATTATGTCTGAGTTATGATTTATACAAGAAGGACAATATGAAAAAATTGATTTTTTATATGAAACAATGAAGAAACTTGAATGACAAAAGTTTAATAAATAGAGGCTAGTCGTTTTAAAGAAAATTCAAGTAAATAAAATCAGGCACACTTAGTGTTACTATGGAATCAAAAAAATGTGCTTTCTTTACTGATATTCAGGAGTATTTGATGGAGGTTAATACGATGCGTACTGCATTTATAGGTCTGGACTATATTATTGATATTATGCATCCACAAGGCAAAATAGCGCGTTCAGCCGCACATGCCCAAGAGCGTGATATAATTAAAAAGGTAAATAAAGTTCTTGAAATTGCAATATTAAAGAATTGGTTAACCATCATGGTGAAAGTGGGTTTTAGTGCGGATTATACGGAACAACCAAAGCATTCGCCTATCTTTGGTAAAGTAAATGTGTTGGATGCTCTAAAACTTGGTTCTAAAGGAACAGAGTTTCATCCTGAATTACTGATTGGCAATAGTTTAACAATGGTCAAACCAAGAGTGAGCGCATTTTATGGGACTGCACTTGATGCGGCGCTACGAGCAAACCAAATTGAACGAGTAATACTGGGAGGAGTCAGTACTTCCTGGGCAGTAGAAAGCACGGCTCGCGATGCTCATGATCGTGATTATAAAGTATGTATTGTTGAAGACATTTGTGCGGCGGCGAATCAGGAGGAACATCAATTTTCTATCCAATTAATGGAAAAAATAGCACAAATTGTCACAGTAAATGAACTCAAAGGGATCTAATGCACGTTATTTCCAAGACGATACAAGCATTAAAAGATGAAATTCAGATAGGGTCTTTACTGCGGGGTATTATCGTATTGTTACCCTTTGCCCTTCTCTATTTGAGTACCAATAACTCGATTTGGCTTCAATCTTCTGTTTTAACTATATCAACGCTCATTGTAGAGGAACGACTTGAGCTTACTGCATTAGGGGTATTGCTTCATGGTTGCATGATTGTTGGAATGTTTTACTTACTTTTTTTAACCCAGCTTATGCCAGTGCTGTATATTGTCTCCTGCACCCTCGCTGCTACGACAGTAATTTTGGTTACGATAAAGGGCGAGAGGCTTCGTCCTTTAGGGAGTTGGACTTTTATTCCTGCCATTATTC
Encoded here:
- a CDS encoding cysteine hydrolase family protein — protein: MESKKCAFFTDIQEYLMEVNTMRTAFIGLDYIIDIMHPQGKIARSAAHAQERDIIKKVNKVLEIAILKNWLTIMVKVGFSADYTEQPKHSPIFGKVNVLDALKLGSKGTEFHPELLIGNSLTMVKPRVSAFYGTALDAALRANQIERVILGGVSTSWAVESTARDAHDRDYKVCIVEDICAAANQEEHQFSIQLMEKIAQIVTVNELKGI